TGTTCGCCACGGATAAGCGCGCTTTCCATTCCGCAATTTGGCAGGATCAGTAGAAATTCCTCGCCACCGTAGCGGCCTACGCAATCATAGGGACGCAGGCTACGCGAAAGAACGGTGCCGATCTCTTTCAACACGATGTCACCTGCCAGATGGCCATAGCTATCGTTGACCTTCTTGAAATGGTCGACATCGGCCAGGATCACGCTCATTGGCGTCCCATCGCGACGCGAGCGGATCATTTCCTGGCTCAATCGCTCGACAATCACGCGGTGGTTCCATAGTCCGGTCAAACCATCGTGCTCGGCATGGTGCCGCATCCGGTTGCTTTCGTGCAGCAGTTCCATCTTCTCCAGTTCCAGCGCATCCTGGCGGTGCTGATCTTCGCGAACACTGTGATAGACCGCGTAAACAATTGCAACAAGCAGGAGTGCTCCGGCGAGTGTCCTTAGAGAGATTCCATTGCCATCGAGGGAAAAAAGAGGCGAGTCGATCTTGTCCGCGATGGCCCAACCGGTGAACTGGCGGCCTTGTTTGACTGTGTAGCTGAAGACGAGCAACATATCGTCGAGGAAGGCCAGGATGGCTACCAGCCAGCGAGCAGAATCAAACTGCTTGCGCTGGAAAAGTGCATAACCCACCAGAACCAGAGGGAAAAGTTCAAAGAGGAAAGAGAAGATCGCCAACACAGCATCGGAGATCTGCGCAAGACTAGTCCACTGCGGATTCCCACTCAAGGCAATCAGCACTCCATCCAATACCTCGCTGACGATGTAGATGTAAGCGAAGATCCGCGTAATGCGGCAAATGACGCGGTTCTCATGGAGGGAAAGAAGCCAGAGGAGGAGAAACCAGAGCGATATATCCTGCATGCCGCTCAGTGGCTCTGCAGCTCCCATAGCCAGAGAGTAGGGCAAGCCCAGGTGAGCATTCACCAACAGCAGGATGGCTGGCTGCGCTACGGCAAAGCCTGCTGTCCAAAACAAGACCCACCGGTCGGAAGCTCGCAGCCAGAGAAGAAAACTCAGGAAGGCGATCACGGCGCAGAGAAGATTGGCGCCAAAATGGAGCTGTCGGCTACGCAGCCACTGAAATTCATACGCAGCCTTGACAGTGGCTATGGCTTCGGGACTCCCGATCAAAGGGGCTGTATCAAACCCGCCAAACTCACCAGAATCGTCGGAGAGCAAGGGTGCCTTCCAAACGCGCACCGCCAGAACACCGTGCTGCACCTGGCCAAGTTCAAAGGTCTGCATCGGCTGCGAAATGTACCAGACAGGGCTGGGTGGCAGCTTGCCGTTATGCCCGATGAGTGAACCATTCCAATAGATTTCATACGGATCACGAATCTTCGGCACCAGTAGTGAGAACTCCTGAGGTACTCCGGGAGCTTGGGTGAGCGCGATAGAGCACCGGTACCAGGCAAACCCTGTCAGGTTGGCATGCCCCTGCTTGCCCCACGGCTGATCTGCGCTAAGCTTCTCCCAGCCAGAGCTGTCAAAGGTGGGATTTGCCCATGTGGGATCATCTCCAGTATGGAATTGCCATGGGCCGCTGAGTGCGAAAGTTCCCTTGCCGAGCGCCTCAATCATGAGAGGAGCAGCCGTCGCGTTCTTCCTGCTTGTTTGCTTCGCGTGTACCCAATGGGTGGCGAAGGCAAGCAGAATTATGGCAACGGTTCGGTGCAAGGCAAAATAGCCGGAAGGCATACTATGTAGCATACAAATTTAA
This DNA window, taken from Acidicapsa ligni, encodes the following:
- a CDS encoding GGDEF domain-containing protein; protein product: MHRTVAIILLAFATHWVHAKQTSRKNATAAPLMIEALGKGTFALSGPWQFHTGDDPTWANPTFDSSGWEKLSADQPWGKQGHANLTGFAWYRCSIALTQAPGVPQEFSLLVPKIRDPYEIYWNGSLIGHNGKLPPSPVWYISQPMQTFELGQVQHGVLAVRVWKAPLLSDDSGEFGGFDTAPLIGSPEAIATVKAAYEFQWLRSRQLHFGANLLCAVIAFLSFLLWLRASDRWVLFWTAGFAVAQPAILLLVNAHLGLPYSLAMGAAEPLSGMQDISLWFLLLWLLSLHENRVICRITRIFAYIYIVSEVLDGVLIALSGNPQWTSLAQISDAVLAIFSFLFELFPLVLVGYALFQRKQFDSARWLVAILAFLDDMLLVFSYTVKQGRQFTGWAIADKIDSPLFSLDGNGISLRTLAGALLLVAIVYAVYHSVREDQHRQDALELEKMELLHESNRMRHHAEHDGLTGLWNHRVIVERLSQEMIRSRRDGTPMSVILADVDHFKKVNDSYGHLAGDIVLKEIGTVLSRSLRPYDCVGRYGGEEFLLILPNCGMESALIRGEQLRVAVQSARIQDGETLLQVTASFGVASVLRTHHEAEAIIRAVDAALYRAKSCGRNCVISAEAEMDASICNF